One region of Niallia sp. Man26 genomic DNA includes:
- a CDS encoding ABC transporter ATP-binding protein translates to MSSLLGCKNLSVQFYGQNQPVLKNITLQFHPGVTVLIVGPSGCGKSTLLAVLAGIIPEHQEAKMKGEVTRKNRVGILFQDPDTQFCMQHVDDEIAFSLENKRVPKEEMTAKIKELLKIVGLEVELDTRIDALSGGMKQRLALACVLAMEPEVLFLDEPTAQLDPVSRREIFAVLKQISERKKQTLIMVEHVLDGCIEWADRIILLNKEGKVMGDADPNSALCEFESVIEEAGIWSPELYPYDWDEIINDSYHPLSKQLKERYRQRKANKVQVERSTLLEVQNLSVSYESKEILHNLNFRFGKGEWISIIGKNGSGKSSLLKVLAKLKRRNKGNILFKELELKNWKESQLYQHIGFVFQNPEWQFITQTVYEETAFSGEQQKWHKEMIETKTLALLEEVGLLQHKDVNPFNISFGQKRRLSVATMLLLNQDILFLDEPTFGQDKRTTEKLLKMLKNRQEQGTTIVMATHDMNLVDQYSDRVLFFKEGALAFDGHPFLLFSNPQQLNETAIIPPLHYAYIEAVKEELPNGGQSVLSVSY, encoded by the coding sequence ATGAGTTCATTATTAGGATGTAAAAATCTATCTGTTCAGTTTTATGGTCAAAATCAGCCTGTTCTTAAAAATATTACCTTACAGTTCCACCCTGGTGTAACAGTCTTAATTGTTGGGCCAAGTGGTTGCGGGAAGTCAACATTGCTTGCTGTCCTCGCAGGCATCATTCCAGAACACCAAGAAGCAAAAATGAAGGGGGAAGTGACTAGAAAGAACCGTGTCGGGATTCTGTTTCAAGATCCTGATACGCAGTTCTGTATGCAGCATGTGGATGATGAAATAGCCTTTAGTCTCGAGAATAAAAGGGTCCCCAAGGAAGAGATGACAGCTAAGATCAAGGAGCTGCTGAAGATAGTCGGACTTGAGGTTGAGCTTGATACAAGGATTGATGCATTGTCAGGTGGGATGAAGCAGCGCCTTGCCTTAGCTTGTGTTCTAGCAATGGAACCAGAAGTGTTATTTTTAGATGAGCCTACCGCCCAGCTCGACCCTGTTAGCAGAAGAGAAATATTCGCCGTCTTAAAGCAAATCTCAGAACGAAAAAAACAGACGTTGATTATGGTAGAGCATGTGTTGGATGGCTGTATCGAATGGGCAGACCGTATCATTTTGTTAAATAAAGAGGGGAAGGTAATGGGTGATGCCGATCCTAACAGCGCTTTATGTGAATTTGAAAGTGTAATAGAGGAAGCTGGGATCTGGAGCCCAGAATTATATCCATATGATTGGGATGAGATCATTAATGACAGTTACCATCCATTAAGCAAACAATTAAAGGAAAGATATCGGCAAAGAAAAGCAAACAAAGTCCAAGTAGAGCGGAGCACCCTTTTGGAGGTGCAAAATCTATCTGTTTCCTATGAGAGCAAGGAAATTCTTCATAATCTAAACTTCCGGTTTGGAAAAGGCGAGTGGATCTCGATTATTGGAAAGAACGGAAGCGGAAAAAGCAGCCTGTTGAAGGTGCTGGCTAAATTGAAAAGAAGAAACAAGGGCAATATCCTCTTTAAAGAACTGGAGTTAAAAAATTGGAAGGAGAGTCAGCTTTATCAGCATATTGGCTTTGTCTTCCAAAATCCAGAGTGGCAGTTCATCACTCAAACTGTTTATGAGGAAACTGCCTTTTCAGGAGAACAGCAGAAGTGGCATAAAGAGATGATTGAAACAAAAACTTTGGCGCTTCTGGAGGAGGTTGGTCTTTTACAGCATAAGGACGTTAATCCATTCAACATAAGCTTTGGTCAAAAAAGAAGGTTGAGTGTTGCAACAATGCTGTTGCTAAATCAGGATATTCTTTTCCTTGACGAACCTACCTTTGGACAAGATAAAAGAACAACAGAGAAGCTGTTAAAAATGCTGAAGAACCGGCAGGAGCAAGGAACAACGATTGTAATGGCAACCCATGATATGAATCTTGTTGACCAATATTCTGACAGAGTCCTGTTTTTTAAGGAGGGTGCTCTTGCATTTGACGGCCATCCTTTCCTGTTATTTTCCAATCCTCAGCAGCTAAACGAAACGGCAATCATCCCGCCTTTGCACTATGCCTACATAGAAGCAGTAAAGGAGGAGTTACCTAATGGAGGGCAATCAGTCTTATCTGTCTCATATTAA
- a CDS encoding ECF transporter S component encodes MNWKIKEVVLMVVLSVACGVLYLGWSSLYLPISALVGPVGSNFMFGIWVIASPIVAYIIQKPGAAFISEVAAAAVELLTGSHFGLSALLIGVFQGLGAEAAFALFRYRKYHVSVLMLSGAFAAVGSMLYSILANGFGYYTSGTLLLTLIIQVISGMLLGGLLAKVIVDSLFATGALDQFSINKQKASKEDNDEFIIRM; translated from the coding sequence GTGAACTGGAAGATTAAAGAGGTAGTGCTGATGGTTGTCCTTTCCGTTGCGTGCGGGGTGTTATATTTAGGCTGGTCTAGTCTTTACTTGCCGATTTCTGCACTAGTTGGCCCAGTTGGTTCTAACTTTATGTTTGGAATATGGGTGATAGCAAGCCCGATTGTCGCCTATATCATTCAGAAACCTGGAGCAGCTTTCATCTCAGAGGTTGCAGCTGCCGCCGTTGAGCTTCTTACTGGCAGCCACTTTGGATTATCAGCATTGCTGATTGGTGTCTTTCAAGGGCTTGGTGCAGAGGCCGCTTTTGCACTGTTCCGCTACCGAAAATACCATGTTTCCGTATTGATGCTCTCCGGTGCATTTGCAGCAGTAGGGAGTATGCTGTACAGCATACTCGCCAATGGATTTGGCTATTATACATCAGGTACATTGCTGCTTACATTAATCATTCAAGTTATTAGCGGCATGCTGCTTGGTGGACTGCTTGCTAAAGTTATCGTCGATTCCTTATTTGCAACAGGTGCGCTTGACCAGTTTTCAATAAATAAACAAAAAGCTTCAAAGGAAGATAATGATGAGTTCATTATTAGGATGTAA
- the tenA gene encoding thiaminase II, with product MSFSKQLRQEADPIFEAIFEHPFVRGIANGDLKKEQLIHYVKQDFEYLNSFMQIYGTAISKCEKREDMQMFNEQISFVLHSEIHPHNNFCEVAGVTYEQLQGFPLSPSAHHYIRHMLTVAQTGGIADILAVLLPCPWTYAEIGKRLLEEVKPDRSHPFYDWIVFYGGGSMGITSTFCERLDELAESLNEHYKQKLLEYFLISCHMEYKFWEMAYTLEDWPVKMEVKA from the coding sequence ATGAGTTTTTCTAAGCAGTTGCGTCAAGAAGCAGATCCAATTTTCGAGGCTATTTTTGAACATCCCTTTGTCAGAGGTATTGCCAATGGAGATTTGAAAAAGGAACAGCTAATTCATTATGTAAAGCAGGATTTTGAATACTTGAATTCCTTCATGCAGATTTATGGAACAGCTATTTCTAAATGTGAAAAAAGGGAGGATATGCAAATGTTCAATGAGCAGATTTCCTTTGTGCTCCATAGTGAAATCCACCCTCATAATAATTTTTGTGAAGTGGCTGGAGTTACGTATGAACAGTTGCAAGGTTTCCCCCTTTCTCCAAGTGCGCACCATTATATTCGCCATATGCTCACGGTTGCCCAAACAGGAGGAATTGCAGATATTCTCGCGGTACTGCTGCCATGTCCGTGGACATATGCAGAGATAGGCAAGAGGCTGCTTGAAGAGGTGAAGCCAGACCGAAGCCATCCCTTCTATGATTGGATCGTCTTCTACGGTGGTGGTTCAATGGGAATTACAAGCACCTTTTGCGAACGTCTTGATGAATTAGCAGAAAGCCTGAATGAACACTATAAGCAAAAGTTGCTAGAGTACTTCTTAATAAGCTGCCATATGGAATATAAGTTTTGGGAGATGGCTTATACGCTTGAGGACTGGCCTGTGAAAATGGAGGTAAAAGCATAG
- a CDS encoding lactate permease LctP family transporter yields MTPWNQVYDPMNNLWISAIIAAIPILFFILMLTLFKLKGYIAGALSIIAAGIVAVLIYKMPFVLALMSALYGALAGIWPVASIVFAAIFLYKITVKTGKFAIIENSISFITSDQRLQVLIVAFSFGAFLEGAAGFGAPVAITAAILVGLGFSPIYAARLCLIANIAGGAYGAMGIPVTVPSLLTGLDGLSVGRYTAIIIPILALFVAFLLVFIIDGWKGIRQTYPAVLVSGLSFAITQALVLYFIGAELANIFAAIVSLVTLALFLQKWQPKEIYRVNQKEKADSTVKYSLSTIAYAWLPFIFLTIIVTLFNLSFFKNLFISGGPLEKLVLQLPIPFLNNNVIKLAPIVPEATPYAAIFKLDLFSSTTTAIVITIIVASILFKCRKKLLMETTKETAKELLAPVLTICSVLGFAYICTYSGMSSTLGLAFASTGDIFPLFAPLLGWLGVFLTGSVVNSGSLFAPLQAVTATQIGIAPETMVAVNVIGGTMAKMISPQSIAVAAAAVGLAGRDSDLFKVTIKYSICLLVLVGLVSWILF; encoded by the coding sequence ATGACACCTTGGAACCAAGTCTATGATCCAATGAATAACTTATGGATCTCAGCTATCATCGCTGCAATACCGATACTATTTTTCATCCTCATGTTGACTTTATTTAAGTTAAAGGGATATATCGCAGGAGCATTGAGTATTATCGCTGCAGGAATTGTGGCTGTTCTCATATATAAAATGCCTTTTGTTTTAGCACTTATGTCAGCATTATACGGTGCACTTGCAGGAATTTGGCCAGTTGCTTCCATCGTCTTTGCCGCCATCTTCCTTTACAAGATTACTGTCAAAACTGGTAAGTTTGCCATTATCGAAAATAGCATATCCTTTATTACATCAGATCAACGCTTGCAGGTTTTGATTGTAGCCTTCTCATTTGGAGCCTTCCTAGAAGGAGCAGCTGGTTTTGGCGCACCTGTCGCGATAACCGCTGCCATATTAGTAGGGCTGGGCTTCAGTCCAATTTATGCGGCACGTCTTTGTTTGATTGCCAACATTGCAGGCGGTGCATATGGAGCAATGGGAATACCTGTAACCGTTCCATCACTCCTCACAGGACTGGATGGACTTTCAGTCGGCAGGTATACCGCCATCATTATTCCGATTCTCGCCCTATTCGTTGCATTTTTGCTCGTGTTTATCATCGACGGCTGGAAAGGTATTAGACAAACATACCCGGCAGTGCTCGTATCTGGTTTGTCCTTCGCCATTACTCAAGCTTTGGTGCTGTACTTTATCGGAGCAGAATTAGCCAATATATTTGCAGCCATCGTCAGCCTTGTGACACTAGCTCTCTTTCTGCAAAAATGGCAGCCTAAGGAGATTTACCGTGTTAATCAGAAGGAAAAAGCTGATAGTACGGTGAAGTACTCATTATCTACTATTGCCTATGCTTGGCTGCCATTTATCTTTTTAACTATTATTGTTACTTTGTTCAACTTATCTTTTTTCAAGAACTTATTTATTTCAGGCGGGCCATTGGAAAAATTAGTGCTTCAGCTGCCAATTCCATTCCTGAATAACAATGTGATAAAACTGGCACCAATTGTGCCAGAAGCAACCCCATATGCAGCGATCTTTAAACTGGATTTGTTTTCATCTACAACAACAGCAATTGTCATTACAATCATCGTTGCGAGCATATTGTTTAAATGCCGAAAAAAACTACTTATGGAAACAACGAAAGAAACAGCAAAAGAGCTGTTAGCACCTGTACTGACTATTTGCAGTGTGCTTGGATTTGCCTATATATGCACCTATTCTGGCATGTCTTCTACGCTCGGTCTTGCCTTTGCATCAACAGGGGATATCTTCCCATTATTTGCACCATTATTAGGTTGGTTAGGTGTTTTCCTTACAGGGTCTGTTGTTAATAGTGGTTCCTTATTTGCACCACTGCAAGCTGTCACAGCCACTCAAATTGGCATTGCACCTGAAACAATGGTTGCAGTCAATGTCATTGGCGGCACAATGGCCAAAATGATATCTCCACAATCAATCGCTGTAGCAGCAGCGGCAGTAGGATTGGCAGGCAGAGACAGCGACTTGTTTAAAGTAACCATTAAATACAGCATTTGTCTGCTAGTGTTAGTTGGATTAGTCAGTTGGATACTATTTTAA
- a CDS encoding L-lactate dehydrogenase, translating to MKKQNINRVVLIGTGAVGCSYAYSFINQGVAEELVLIDVNEKRAEGEAMDLNHGIPFAPTPVKVWSGQYADCGEADLVVITAGLPQKPGETRLDLVAKNTAIFKTIVRNVMDSGFNGIFLIATNPVDILTYVTWKESGLPKERVIGSGTTLDTARFRYMLGEYFNVDTRNVHAAIIGEHGDTELPVWSRTTIGLEEIETLIAKNSKYSQKDLDDIFVNVRDAAYHIIERKGATYYGIGMSLVRITKAILGNENSILPVSVYLDGQYGHKDVYIGVPAVINVNGIREVLEIPLNTEEQKQFDHSVKVLKETMSTVI from the coding sequence ATGAAAAAGCAAAATATCAATCGTGTCGTTTTAATTGGAACTGGTGCAGTCGGATGCAGCTATGCTTATTCTTTCATCAATCAAGGTGTTGCCGAAGAGCTAGTACTGATTGATGTGAATGAAAAAAGAGCCGAAGGAGAGGCAATGGACTTAAATCACGGAATTCCTTTTGCACCTACTCCAGTGAAGGTATGGAGCGGTCAATATGCAGATTGCGGAGAGGCAGATTTAGTTGTCATCACTGCAGGCTTGCCTCAAAAACCAGGTGAAACACGTCTTGATTTAGTAGCAAAAAATACAGCGATTTTCAAAACGATTGTCCGAAATGTAATGGACAGCGGCTTTAACGGCATTTTCCTTATTGCCACAAACCCTGTTGATATTCTGACATATGTAACATGGAAAGAATCTGGTTTGCCTAAAGAGAGGGTAATCGGTTCTGGAACAACTTTAGATACAGCTAGATTCCGCTATATGCTTGGTGAATACTTTAATGTTGATACTAGAAACGTCCATGCTGCTATCATTGGGGAACATGGTGATACAGAACTGCCAGTCTGGAGCCGCACAACAATAGGATTGGAAGAAATCGAGACACTTATCGCTAAAAACAGCAAGTACAGCCAAAAGGATCTTGATGATATCTTCGTCAATGTCCGAGATGCGGCATACCATATTATTGAGAGAAAAGGCGCAACCTATTATGGAATCGGAATGTCTCTTGTTCGCATCACAAAAGCTATATTAGGAAATGAAAATTCTATCCTGCCTGTATCTGTTTACTTAGATGGACAATACGGTCATAAAGATGTTTATATCGGTGTTCCTGCTGTAATTAATGTGAATGGAATTCGTGAGGTGCTTGAAATTCCGTTAAACACAGAGGAACAAAAACAATTCGACCATTCTGTAAAAGTTTTGAAAGAAACAATGTCTACGGTAATCTAA
- a CDS encoding alpha/beta hydrolase — MIKFIFIKALVMFLLLITILFICRRILANNMLKKHRIQSQNGIDQELTINIGGIEQYLYIRGQHTGNPVILFLHGGPGISMTPVLHTYQYEWEQDYTIVNWDQRNTGRTYFLNKKNAADVLATLSADRLVEDIHEITLYLAKRFNQQNIIIMGHSWGTIIGSMFVQRYPELTKAYISISQIVHLNEGAALMAAEIRKKALVQGESKDAEILDRLQKGLHDSLKATEAAVLKMYKVAKKYISYVEDSFIFIKAGIVSPYFSLRHLTYFLKMEKLQAPLSKYAMRYDLRKLPSNYHVPVIYMVGEYDLHFNYLLEKYYPLMEAPYKKLITIPNAGHNVMMDNPDHFNSAFQQSLQELKQKTSLSH, encoded by the coding sequence GTGATAAAATTTATTTTCATAAAAGCATTGGTCATGTTCCTCCTTCTTATAACCATCCTTTTTATCTGCAGGAGAATTCTCGCAAATAATATGCTTAAGAAGCATAGAATTCAATCACAAAATGGGATTGATCAGGAACTGACAATTAATATTGGCGGAATAGAACAATACTTATATATAAGAGGACAGCATACTGGCAATCCAGTTATTCTTTTTCTTCATGGTGGACCAGGCATTTCGATGACTCCTGTGCTGCATACGTATCAATATGAATGGGAGCAGGATTATACCATTGTAAATTGGGATCAGCGAAATACAGGCAGGACGTATTTTCTGAACAAAAAGAATGCAGCTGATGTCCTTGCTACATTATCCGCCGACCGGCTTGTTGAGGATATTCATGAAATCACCCTCTATTTAGCAAAGCGCTTTAACCAGCAAAACATCATAATAATGGGACACTCATGGGGTACGATTATCGGCAGCATGTTTGTCCAACGCTACCCTGAACTGACAAAAGCTTATATCAGCATCTCTCAAATCGTTCATTTAAATGAAGGTGCTGCACTTATGGCAGCTGAAATACGAAAGAAAGCTCTTGTACAAGGGGAATCAAAGGATGCTGAGATTTTGGACCGTTTGCAAAAAGGCTTGCATGACAGTCTTAAAGCAACCGAAGCTGCAGTTCTAAAAATGTATAAGGTTGCAAAGAAGTATATTTCTTACGTAGAGGATTCTTTTATTTTCATAAAGGCTGGAATAGTTTCGCCTTACTTTTCTCTTAGGCATTTAACCTATTTTCTCAAGATGGAAAAGCTTCAAGCTCCCTTATCGAAATATGCAATGAGATACGATTTGCGGAAGCTTCCTTCGAACTACCATGTACCTGTCATTTACATGGTTGGTGAATATGATCTTCATTTTAATTACTTATTGGAGAAATATTATCCTCTCATGGAGGCACCATACAAAAAACTCATCACCATTCCAAATGCAGGACATAATGTCATGATGGATAACCCCGACCACTTTAACAGCGCTTTTCAGCAATCTTTACAGGAACTAAAACAAAAAACTTCGCTGAGCCATTAA
- a CDS encoding MGMT family protein — MTPFTEKVIEIIQAIPYGKIMTYGQIAKAAGSPRGARQVVRILHTSSRKHNLPWHRVVNAKGEIVIKQEEGSAMQKQFLESEGVEFISANKLELKRYQHIPLEEWERDYFDE, encoded by the coding sequence ATGACACCATTTACAGAGAAGGTAATTGAAATCATTCAAGCTATTCCATATGGAAAGATCATGACATATGGCCAAATAGCAAAAGCAGCAGGGAGCCCGAGAGGTGCAAGACAGGTCGTAAGAATTCTGCACACTTCTAGCAGAAAGCACAATCTTCCTTGGCACCGGGTCGTCAACGCGAAAGGTGAGATAGTGATAAAACAGGAGGAAGGAAGTGCTATGCAAAAGCAGTTTTTGGAAAGTGAGGGTGTAGAGTTTATAAGTGCGAACAAGCTTGAATTGAAAAGATATCAGCACATTCCTTTAGAGGAGTGGGAAAGAGATTATTTTGATGAATAA
- a CDS encoding FAD-dependent oxidoreductase, with the protein MKLQAGNYYWPTTFPEAPVYPSLEEDINCDVLIVGGGSSGAQCAHYLKDTGLNVAVVDKRRIGEGSTSTNTALIQYLGDKMLFELVNSFGEDLAIRHLKLCEEAINDIEKAAATLDIASDFKRRDSLYYASYPEDVVKLDKEYAYLTKHGFQADLLSEEEIKEKYGFSKYKALYTYNDGELNPFKFNHALLDGAAKKKVSIYENTRINGKKLEKDQAVLYTDKGYSITAKHVIFAAGYENLEFKQEKNSVLSSSYAVITNPVEDFSSWHKRTLIWETARPYIYMRTTSDNRIIIGGLDENTAIAEERDAKIIGRKDKLIKECNKLFPDLALQADYYLGAFYGGTHDGLPLIGEYEEFPNCYFLMAYGDNGLVYSMALAKILREVITTGSHPDLAIYMR; encoded by the coding sequence ATGAAACTGCAAGCTGGAAACTATTATTGGCCGACTACATTTCCAGAAGCACCTGTCTATCCTTCATTAGAGGAGGACATTAACTGTGATGTGCTGATTGTTGGCGGCGGTAGCTCTGGTGCCCAATGTGCCCACTACTTAAAGGATACAGGCTTGAATGTTGCTGTAGTGGACAAAAGGAGGATTGGAGAAGGCAGCACTTCAACAAACACGGCTCTGATTCAATACCTTGGCGATAAAATGCTGTTTGAGCTTGTAAACAGCTTTGGTGAGGACCTGGCAATCAGACATTTAAAGCTATGTGAAGAAGCAATCAATGATATTGAAAAGGCAGCAGCCACACTTGATATTGCCTCTGATTTCAAGCGGCGAGACAGCCTTTATTATGCGAGCTACCCAGAGGATGTTGTCAAGCTTGATAAAGAGTATGCTTATCTAACAAAGCACGGTTTTCAGGCTGATTTGCTTTCAGAAGAGGAGATAAAAGAGAAATATGGATTCAGCAAGTACAAAGCCCTTTATACATATAACGACGGCGAGCTGAACCCTTTCAAGTTCAATCACGCCCTCTTAGACGGTGCTGCCAAAAAGAAAGTCTCTATTTACGAAAACACAAGAATAAATGGCAAGAAGCTAGAAAAGGACCAAGCCGTTCTGTATACAGATAAAGGTTACTCGATTACAGCTAAACATGTAATTTTTGCTGCAGGCTACGAAAACCTAGAATTTAAACAAGAAAAAAATAGTGTACTGTCAAGCTCCTATGCTGTCATTACTAATCCGGTTGAAGATTTCTCCAGCTGGCATAAGCGCACATTGATATGGGAGACTGCCCGTCCTTACATTTATATGCGTACAACTTCAGATAACCGCATTATTATTGGCGGTTTGGATGAAAACACTGCTATTGCCGAAGAGCGGGATGCAAAAATTATCGGCCGAAAAGACAAGCTTATAAAGGAATGCAATAAATTATTCCCTGATCTAGCTCTTCAAGCAGATTACTATTTAGGTGCCTTTTATGGAGGGACACATGATGGCCTTCCGCTAATAGGGGAATACGAGGAATTTCCTAACTGCTACTTTTTAATGGCTTATGGAGATAACGGTCTTGTTTACAGCATGGCCTTAGCGAAAATTCTTCGTGAAGTTATCACTACAGGCAGTCATCCAGACCTTGCAATATACATGAGGTAA
- the rfbB gene encoding dTDP-glucose 4,6-dehydratase, producing the protein MNLLVTGGAGFIGSNFVRHMLDTYPNMIIVNLDLLTYAGNLNSLADLKGNPRHKFVHGSITNRELVNHLLDVYSIDGIVHFAAESHVDRSIINPGAFVETNVQGTLVLLEAAKIKGVGRFVHISTDEVYGSLGESGYFTEGSAIAPNSPYAASKAASDMLVRSYYKTYGLDVNITRCSNNYGPYQFPEKLIPLLITNGVNGERLPVYGDGKNIRDWIHVKDHCAAIDLVLRKGKKGEVYNIGARTEKTNNEIAQLIMKELKLPEKRLLYVKDRPGHDYRYAVNPEKLEKELGWKPIYSFETGIKETVDWYLANESWWGPLKGKQGT; encoded by the coding sequence GTGAATTTGCTTGTAACAGGCGGAGCCGGCTTTATTGGCAGTAATTTTGTCCGTCATATGCTTGATACATATCCAAATATGATTATTGTTAATCTCGACTTGCTGACGTATGCAGGTAATTTAAACAGCTTGGCGGATTTAAAGGGAAATCCTCGCCATAAGTTTGTTCATGGCAGCATTACGAATCGAGAGCTTGTTAATCATTTGCTTGATGTTTATAGTATTGATGGAATTGTCCATTTTGCTGCAGAATCGCATGTAGACAGAAGCATTATTAATCCGGGTGCTTTCGTGGAAACAAATGTGCAAGGGACGCTAGTTTTGCTGGAGGCAGCAAAGATAAAGGGAGTTGGCCGGTTTGTGCATATTTCTACAGATGAGGTTTATGGAAGTCTTGGCGAATCTGGCTATTTTACAGAAGGCAGCGCCATTGCTCCAAACAGTCCATATGCGGCAAGTAAAGCAGCAAGCGATATGCTTGTTCGCTCCTATTATAAAACGTATGGTTTAGATGTAAATATAACAAGATGCTCTAATAATTATGGGCCATATCAGTTTCCTGAAAAGCTCATTCCGCTTTTGATTACAAATGGTGTGAATGGGGAGAGGCTTCCTGTTTATGGGGATGGAAAAAATATCCGCGATTGGATTCATGTTAAAGACCATTGTGCTGCAATTGACCTTGTTCTGCGCAAAGGAAAAAAAGGGGAAGTTTATAATATCGGCGCAAGAACAGAAAAGACCAATAATGAAATAGCGCAGTTAATCATGAAGGAATTAAAGCTGCCAGAAAAAAGGCTGCTATATGTAAAGGATCGGCCTGGTCATGATTATCGATATGCTGTCAATCCGGAAAAGCTGGAGAAAGAATTAGGCTGGAAACCAATATATTCTTTTGAGACCGGCATTAAAGAAACAGTTGATTGGTATTTGGCTAATGAATCATGGTGGGGCCCTTTAAAAGGCAAGCAAGGAACATAA
- a CDS encoding ABC transporter ATP-binding protein produces MLKVEDINVYYGNIQALKGVSLEVNEGEIVTLIGANGAGKSTLLKTLSGLLKPKKGSIEYLGKSISGKAAQTIVKAGISHVPEGRRVFSNMTVEENLELGAYLRNDKNEIKKDLEKVYEVFPRLLERKKQLSGTLSGGEQQMLAMGRAIMARPKLLLLDEPSMGLAPLFVKTIFKVIQEINATGTTILLVEQNANMALSIANRGYVIETGKVVLSGTAAELLESDDLKQAYLGGH; encoded by the coding sequence ATGCTGAAAGTAGAAGACATTAATGTCTATTATGGCAATATACAAGCATTAAAGGGAGTCAGCCTCGAGGTGAATGAAGGAGAAATCGTCACACTTATTGGTGCAAATGGTGCAGGAAAAAGCACGCTCCTAAAAACATTGTCAGGGCTGCTTAAGCCAAAGAAAGGAAGCATTGAGTACTTAGGCAAGTCTATTTCAGGAAAAGCAGCTCAAACGATTGTTAAAGCGGGTATTTCCCACGTACCAGAAGGACGCAGAGTTTTCTCCAACATGACAGTGGAAGAAAATCTTGAATTAGGTGCTTACTTGCGCAATGATAAAAATGAGATAAAAAAAGATTTGGAAAAAGTATATGAAGTGTTTCCGAGATTACTGGAACGGAAGAAACAGCTGTCAGGAACACTTTCCGGCGGAGAACAGCAGATGCTAGCAATGGGAAGAGCTATCATGGCAAGGCCAAAGCTGCTTTTGCTTGATGAACCTTCCATGGGCTTAGCGCCGCTGTTTGTAAAAACAATATTTAAAGTTATTCAGGAAATAAATGCAACAGGAACTACCATATTATTAGTCGAACAAAACGCCAATATGGCTCTGTCCATTGCAAACAGAGGCTATGTCATCGAAACAGGCAAGGTTGTGCTGTCAGGGACAGCCGCCGAGCTGTTAGAAAGTGATGATTTAAAGCAAGCCTATCTTGGCGGACATTGA
- a CDS encoding ABC transporter ATP-binding protein: protein MANNDVLLQVKGAGIQFGGLKAVSEINIELNRGELIGLIGPNGAGKTTTFNMLTGVYAPTEGEIFFDGKKLKGLKPYQVTRRGISRTFQNIRLFNELTVLDNVKVAYHSLAKHSMLSSILRLPSHFAGEKEMEEKSIEFLKIFQLDRYKDEKAKNLPYGQQRRLEIARALAAGPKLLLLDEPAAGMNPQETHELMELIAFIRKQFDLTILLIEHDMPLVMGICERIYVLDHGQLIAEGTPDVIRNHPKVIEAYLGEEVAE, encoded by the coding sequence ATGGCAAACAATGATGTGCTTTTGCAAGTGAAGGGTGCAGGCATTCAATTCGGCGGATTAAAGGCCGTTTCAGAAATTAATATAGAGCTTAACCGCGGTGAATTGATTGGTCTTATCGGTCCGAATGGCGCAGGGAAAACTACAACATTCAATATGCTGACAGGTGTCTATGCACCTACAGAAGGAGAGATTTTCTTTGACGGAAAAAAGCTGAAGGGCTTGAAGCCATACCAGGTAACACGGCGCGGTATCAGCAGAACCTTCCAGAATATCCGTTTGTTTAATGAATTAACTGTTCTGGACAATGTAAAGGTAGCCTATCATTCTTTAGCTAAGCATTCGATGTTGAGCAGCATACTCCGCCTTCCTTCCCACTTTGCAGGTGAAAAGGAAATGGAAGAAAAATCGATTGAATTTTTAAAGATTTTTCAGCTTGACCGCTATAAAGACGAAAAAGCAAAAAACCTGCCATACGGCCAGCAGCGCCGGCTCGAAATTGCCAGAGCGCTTGCAGCAGGTCCTAAGCTGCTATTGCTTGATGAGCCTGCAGCAGGGATGAACCCGCAAGAAACACATGAGCTCATGGAGTTGATTGCATTTATTAGAAAACAATTCGATTTGACGATTCTGTTGATTGAGCATGATATGCCTCTAGTCATGGGAATCTGTGAGCGCATCTATGTTTTGGATCATGGACAGCTGATAGCAGAGGGTACTCCTGATGTAATCCGCAATCATCCAAAGGTAATTGAAGCATATTTAGGCGAGGAGGTTGCAGAATAA